A single window of Synechococcus sp. CBW1004 DNA harbors:
- a CDS encoding DUF4359 domain-containing protein — protein MAPPRPVRSPVLLGWGLLLGAMGVGLMLTNPGPAAFEEFAGGRLTALLRDELCREDGLPLMLRLVIQDCPAMVEAQRPVLGRLAALQTRRRNLGLLSLYSTSLGGQQVLPRWRLPHYEALTLAVAGRFVVLRASENSPDGDRERQAWMPGGGP, from the coding sequence TTGGCTCCCCCCCGCCCGGTCCGCTCCCCCGTCCTGCTGGGCTGGGGCCTGCTGCTCGGTGCGATGGGAGTGGGTCTGATGCTCACCAATCCCGGGCCGGCGGCCTTCGAGGAGTTCGCCGGTGGACGCCTGACGGCCCTGCTGCGCGACGAGCTGTGCCGCGAGGACGGCCTGCCCTTGATGCTGCGACTCGTGATCCAGGACTGTCCGGCCATGGTGGAAGCACAGCGGCCGGTGCTGGGACGTCTGGCGGCCCTGCAGACCCGGCGCCGCAACCTCGGACTGCTGAGCCTGTACAGCACCAGTCTGGGGGGCCAGCAGGTGCTTCCCCGCTGGCGCCTGCCGCACTACGAGGCGCTCACCCTGGCGGTGGCGGGACGGTTCGTGGTGCTGAGGGCCAGTGAGAACAGCCCGGATGGAGATCGGGAGCGCCAGGCCTGGATGCCCGGAGGAGGCCCATGA
- a CDS encoding cell division protein FtsQ/DivIB, which produces MSASSMTTGSDSDPSPEAAEASPRATPAATVPLPPGAARRRELRQQRRAERWRNLWRLVVFSGLSAGLATVLLRQGWMLQSPSQVEVSGSRMVSREQVIQAGQLRFPLPLLALRPRELRATLSAALPVEQVRVSRWMLPPRLRVELVDRQALARAQRRGLHGPEPGFIDRVGNWIDQRQSAGLAIQPHSDIMVIGWQERHRPALAAVLANRALIGPGLKEVRFDESGDLWLTTRELGSLRLGPVDGQLRRRLEVASHLNRTLPAQIRGKRPEWIDLSDPEQPELSLAGAVRILDEGSPATARRPPGGQ; this is translated from the coding sequence ATGAGTGCCTCCTCCATGACCACGGGCAGCGACAGCGATCCATCCCCTGAGGCGGCGGAAGCCTCCCCGCGTGCCACGCCGGCGGCGACCGTTCCCCTGCCGCCGGGCGCGGCGCGTCGACGGGAGCTCCGCCAGCAGCGCCGGGCCGAGCGGTGGCGCAATCTCTGGAGGCTGGTGGTCTTCAGCGGCCTCTCGGCCGGCCTGGCCACGGTGCTTCTGCGACAGGGCTGGATGCTGCAGAGCCCGTCGCAGGTCGAGGTCAGCGGCAGCCGCATGGTCAGCCGCGAGCAGGTGATCCAGGCGGGTCAGCTGCGCTTCCCGCTGCCGCTGCTGGCCCTGCGCCCGCGTGAACTGAGAGCCACGCTTTCGGCCGCTCTGCCGGTGGAGCAGGTGCGCGTCAGCCGCTGGATGCTGCCGCCTCGTCTGCGGGTGGAACTGGTGGATCGCCAGGCGCTGGCCCGCGCCCAGCGGCGCGGTCTCCATGGCCCTGAGCCGGGCTTCATCGATCGCGTCGGCAACTGGATCGATCAGCGCCAGAGCGCAGGGCTGGCGATTCAGCCCCACAGCGACATCATGGTGATCGGCTGGCAGGAGCGGCACCGCCCGGCCCTGGCTGCGGTGCTGGCTAACCGAGCCTTGATCGGTCCGGGTCTCAAGGAGGTCCGCTTCGATGAGAGCGGTGACCTGTGGCTGACCACCAGGGAACTCGGCTCCCTGCGCCTCGGTCCTGTCGACGGGCAGCTGCGACGACGCCTGGAGGTGGCCTCACACCTCAATCGCACGCTGCCCGCCCAGATCCGCGGCAAGCGGCCGGAGTGGATCGATCTCAGCGACCCTGAACAGCCTGAGCTCAGCCTGGCCGGTGCGGTGCGCATCCTCGATGAGGGCAGTCCGGCGACGGCCCGCAGGCCTCCAGGGGGCCAGTAA
- a CDS encoding cytosine deaminase, protein MSGGAWLPPLRLPRALLDPRLADLPAADHEGLVTISLLHQEGLVREIRPATAVGPAPLALTPLVEPHAHLDKAFTAAAFPNPEGTFAGAFAANSQEHGSRSLERVRQRGAQALELAWHHGLRAVRSHIDSLGPAAALSWQALEELRREWRGRVELQLVALVPIRHWLTPEGERLAARVAAAGGVLGGVVGPPFAASGTDGRALLALLRLAERHGCGIDLHIDEASDQPGRGLRLLTALLRRHRIRVPLVCSHASSMALLSPQACRRLAEDLAEAEVGVVALPTTNLWLLGKRQAHTPLLRIQAPWQQLQSAGVTVAIGGDNVQDPWYPGGTFDPIELLRLSVLISHGQPWRRLGLAPFSSAAARLLGLPWDGVLRVGGPAELVVLGAGSWSELLTTAPQRRVLRAGSWLEPPVAERPSPLLAGLGRLSA, encoded by the coding sequence ATGAGCGGCGGCGCCTGGCTGCCCCCGCTGCGTCTGCCAAGGGCGCTGCTCGATCCACGGCTTGCGGATCTGCCGGCCGCTGACCACGAAGGGCTGGTGACGATCTCCCTGCTCCATCAGGAGGGGCTCGTTCGCGAGATCCGGCCGGCAACAGCCGTGGGCCCGGCACCGCTGGCCCTCACCCCGCTGGTGGAACCCCACGCCCACCTCGACAAGGCGTTCACGGCGGCGGCCTTCCCCAACCCCGAAGGCACCTTCGCCGGTGCCTTCGCCGCCAACAGCCAGGAGCACGGCAGCCGCAGCCTGGAGCGTGTCCGCCAGCGGGGCGCCCAGGCGCTGGAGCTGGCCTGGCACCACGGTCTACGGGCGGTGCGCAGCCACATCGACAGCCTCGGGCCCGCCGCGGCCCTCAGCTGGCAGGCCCTCGAGGAGCTGCGCCGGGAATGGCGCGGACGGGTGGAGCTGCAGCTGGTGGCCCTGGTGCCGATCCGGCACTGGCTCACACCGGAGGGAGAGCGCCTGGCCGCGCGGGTGGCCGCCGCCGGCGGGGTGCTGGGCGGGGTGGTGGGTCCGCCGTTCGCCGCCTCCGGCACCGACGGACGCGCCCTGCTGGCGCTGCTGCGACTGGCGGAACGCCACGGCTGCGGCATCGACCTTCACATCGATGAAGCCAGCGACCAGCCGGGCAGGGGGCTGCGTCTGCTCACGGCCCTGCTGCGCCGGCACCGCATCCGGGTGCCGCTGGTCTGCAGCCACGCCAGCAGCATGGCCCTGCTCTCCCCCCAGGCCTGCCGGCGCCTGGCGGAGGATCTGGCCGAAGCGGAGGTGGGTGTGGTGGCCCTGCCGACCACCAACCTGTGGCTGCTGGGCAAGCGTCAGGCCCACACGCCCCTGCTGCGCATCCAGGCCCCGTGGCAACAGCTGCAGTCGGCGGGGGTCACGGTGGCGATCGGTGGCGACAACGTGCAGGACCCCTGGTATCCCGGTGGGACATTCGATCCGATCGAGCTGCTGCGCCTGTCGGTGCTGATCAGCCACGGCCAGCCCTGGCGGCGCCTGGGGCTGGCACCGTTCAGCAGCGCCGCCGCGAGGCTGCTGGGCCTCCCCTGGGATGGCGTGCTGCGTGTGGGGGGCCCGGCTGAGCTGGTGGTCCTGGGTGCAGGCAGCTGGTCGGAACTGCTCACCACTGCGCCCCAGCGTCGGGTGCTGCGGGCCGGGAGCTGGCTGGAGCCACCGGTGGCGGAAAGGCCCTCGCCGCTGCTGGCGGGACTCGGCAGGCTCTCCGCCTGA
- a CDS encoding dipeptide epimerase, translating into MDLQLRRFPLTKAVPLAISRGTTASVEHLLVEVIHDGIRGIGETGGFDTGHRRYDTAELEAELAALRPHLSGPAPQPMQCLEPLLAQLSPPARCGLDLALHDWLGKRSGMPLHHLWGLDGSRGSATSVTLGLGTVDEVLARLERWWEQLPATRIKLKLGSPEGLEHDRSLVEAVSGALEARRQRLGQNLELQVDANGGWDSDGARAMAQLLAVHDVVLLEQPLAALEDPEADCAAFASLDLDCPMPLVADESCWNLQDLLRLAPYVDGVNIKLLKSGGLSEALLMARTARRLGLEVMVGCYSDSALLNGAAAQLLPLVRWPDLDSHLNLVDDPFEAPPLEGDQLRAGSGPGLGVSLRPGAWPSASAAGGPGC; encoded by the coding sequence ATGGATCTGCAGCTGCGCCGCTTCCCGCTCACCAAGGCCGTGCCTCTGGCGATCAGTCGCGGCACCACCGCCTCGGTGGAGCATCTGCTGGTGGAGGTGATCCACGACGGCATTCGCGGCATCGGCGAGACCGGCGGCTTCGACACCGGCCACCGCCGCTACGACACCGCCGAACTTGAGGCCGAACTGGCGGCCCTGCGGCCCCACCTGTCGGGCCCGGCCCCCCAGCCCATGCAGTGCCTGGAGCCGCTGCTGGCCCAGCTCTCGCCCCCGGCGCGCTGCGGGCTGGATCTGGCGCTGCACGACTGGCTGGGGAAACGGTCCGGGATGCCCCTGCATCACCTGTGGGGTCTGGATGGCAGCCGCGGCAGCGCCACCAGCGTGACCCTGGGACTGGGCACGGTGGATGAGGTTCTGGCCCGCCTCGAGCGCTGGTGGGAGCAGCTGCCGGCGACGCGCATCAAGCTCAAGCTCGGCAGCCCCGAGGGCCTGGAGCACGACCGCTCCCTGGTGGAGGCCGTGAGCGGAGCGCTGGAGGCGCGTCGGCAGCGACTCGGCCAGAACCTGGAGCTGCAGGTGGACGCCAATGGCGGCTGGGACAGCGACGGAGCGAGGGCGATGGCCCAGCTGCTGGCCGTTCACGATGTGGTGCTGCTGGAGCAACCCCTGGCGGCCCTTGAGGATCCCGAGGCGGACTGCGCCGCCTTCGCCTCGCTGGATCTCGACTGTCCGATGCCGCTGGTGGCCGATGAGAGCTGCTGGAACCTGCAGGACCTGCTGCGGTTGGCGCCCTACGTGGACGGGGTGAACATCAAGCTGCTCAAGAGCGGCGGCCTCAGCGAAGCGCTGCTGATGGCCCGCACCGCGCGGCGCCTCGGCCTGGAGGTGATGGTGGGCTGCTACTCCGACAGCGCCCTGCTCAACGGCGCCGCCGCCCAGCTGCTGCCGCTGGTGCGGTGGCCCGACCTGGACAGCCATCTGAATCTGGTGGACGACCCCTTCGAGGCCCCGCCCCTGGAGGGCGATCAGCTACGGGCCGGTTCGGGTCCCGGGCTTGGGGTGTCGCTCCGCCCGGGCGCCTGGCCCAGCGCCTCGGCTGCAGGAGGCCCCGGATGCTGA
- the glsA gene encoding glutaminase A, with the protein MISSAVPSDPATAVPSGASAFQALLEELHQRHRERRDGAVADYIPELARAHADGFGIALATADGRVYSVGDTEVPFTIQSISKPFVYGLALEQRNEAWMRRKVGVEPSGEAFNAISLDPDSGIPRNPMINAGAIATTAQVQQLAGHGAIDLLLDHFSGLAGRPLEIDQAVYVSERDTGHRNRAISHLLRNAGVIEEDPEPSLDLYFRQCAISVTCRDLALMAATLACQGVQPISGRRLLSRGTCTRMLALMGTCGMYDYAGHWLHDVGMPAKSGVAGGVLAVVPGLFGLAVWSPRLDRFGNSVRGIAVCEELSERLGLHLYDQNPAGHDPIHRSSNGEWMQSRRLRPARDLRQLNATGERLRVLQVQGVLDAGACEVLLTRLEETAAAADLLVLDLGRVVELQVSCRPLLRRQLAALEQAGTEVLLTPVDLLGADGGDAAGADGLAGLRWFESLDRALEAAEDLLLERPTADQPRMDQVASGDGYGELVESLDPTVREVIQPLLHSRRFADGEVVIRRGERSDCLLIAREGLYETSLGLSPAGTAGPRTRLATFSPGMCFGEIGFLGDTPRTADIVCLGGGSCWELRRNDFEDLRRDNPEAACALLVAIAADIGIKLARASLQLCLLELG; encoded by the coding sequence GTGATCTCCTCCGCCGTGCCGTCCGATCCGGCGACCGCTGTCCCGAGTGGGGCCTCCGCCTTCCAGGCACTGCTCGAAGAGCTGCATCAGCGCCATCGGGAGCGGCGCGATGGAGCCGTGGCGGATTACATCCCCGAACTCGCCCGCGCCCATGCGGACGGCTTCGGCATCGCCCTGGCCACCGCCGACGGCCGCGTCTACAGCGTCGGCGACACGGAGGTGCCCTTCACGATCCAGTCGATCTCCAAGCCCTTCGTCTATGGGCTGGCCCTGGAGCAGCGCAACGAGGCGTGGATGCGCCGCAAGGTGGGTGTGGAGCCTTCAGGGGAGGCCTTCAACGCCATCAGCCTCGATCCGGACAGCGGCATTCCCCGCAATCCGATGATCAACGCCGGCGCCATCGCCACCACCGCCCAGGTGCAGCAGCTGGCAGGCCATGGGGCCATCGATCTGCTGCTGGATCACTTCTCGGGGCTCGCCGGCCGGCCCCTGGAGATCGATCAGGCGGTGTACGTCTCGGAGCGCGACACGGGCCACCGCAACCGGGCCATCAGCCATCTGCTGCGCAATGCCGGTGTGATCGAGGAGGACCCCGAGCCGTCGCTGGATCTTTACTTCCGCCAGTGCGCCATCTCCGTCACCTGCCGGGATCTGGCCCTGATGGCGGCGACCCTGGCCTGTCAGGGGGTGCAGCCGATCAGCGGCCGGCGGCTGCTCAGCCGCGGCACCTGCACCCGCATGCTCGCCCTGATGGGCACCTGCGGCATGTACGACTACGCCGGCCACTGGCTCCACGATGTGGGGATGCCTGCCAAGAGCGGCGTGGCCGGTGGGGTGCTGGCGGTGGTCCCGGGCCTGTTCGGGCTGGCGGTGTGGTCCCCCAGGCTCGATCGCTTCGGCAACAGTGTGCGCGGCATCGCGGTGTGCGAGGAGCTGTCCGAGCGTCTGGGGCTGCACCTCTACGACCAGAACCCGGCGGGCCACGATCCCATTCATCGCAGCAGCAACGGTGAGTGGATGCAGTCGCGGCGCCTCAGGCCGGCACGGGATCTCAGGCAGCTGAACGCGACGGGGGAGCGGCTGCGGGTGCTGCAGGTGCAGGGGGTGCTCGATGCCGGAGCCTGTGAGGTCCTGCTCACGCGACTGGAGGAGACGGCGGCCGCGGCGGATCTGCTGGTGCTCGATCTCGGCCGGGTGGTGGAGCTTCAGGTGAGCTGCAGGCCGCTGTTGCGACGCCAGCTGGCCGCGCTGGAGCAGGCCGGAACGGAGGTTCTCCTGACTCCGGTGGACCTGCTCGGAGCCGATGGCGGCGACGCCGCCGGGGCCGACGGTCTGGCGGGGCTTCGCTGGTTCGAGAGCCTCGATCGCGCCCTGGAGGCCGCCGAGGACCTGCTGCTGGAACGACCGACCGCCGATCAGCCCCGGATGGATCAGGTGGCAAGCGGTGACGGGTATGGGGAGCTGGTGGAGAGCCTGGATCCGACGGTTCGCGAGGTGATTCAACCTCTGCTGCACTCCCGCCGCTTCGCCGATGGTGAGGTGGTGATCCGCCGCGGTGAGCGCAGCGACTGTCTGCTGATCGCCCGCGAGGGCCTCTACGAGACCAGCCTGGGTCTCTCCCCGGCCGGCACCGCCGGCCCACGCACCAGGCTCGCCACCTTCTCCCCGGGCATGTGCTTCGGCGAGATCGGCTTCCTGGGCGACACCCCCCGCACCGCCGACATCGTCTGCCTCGGAGGGGGGAGCTGCTGGGAGCTCCGCCGGAACGACTTCGAGGACCTGCGCCGCGACAATCCCGAGGCGGCCTGCGCGCTGCTGGTGGCCATCGCCGCCGACATCGGCATCAAGCTGGCCCGCGCCAGCCTGCAGCTCTGCCTGCTCGAGCTCGGGTGA
- a CDS encoding D-alanine--D-alanine ligase family protein, with translation MPHSPVCVGLVFGGASGEHAVSIRSAATVLGALRQGANAERYLVRCFYIDQLGRWWGEPEAQAVLQAGTPARPEELGAVSRPGFQGFPAGALDVEVWLPVLHGPNGEDGTIQGLFTLMQVPFVGSGVLGSAVGMDKQAMKAAFAAAGLPQVPYVCVQAAELAAAPEALLDRLEARLGFPCFVKPANLGSSVGISKASDRDTLLQGLRTAAALDPRLVVEQGVQARELECAVLGTRELRASVVGEIRFDADWYDYDTKYSDGLSHTVIPAQVPGDVAERVRRMAIEACHAVAASGLSRVDFFYEEATGALWLNEINTFPGFTSLSMYPMLWQASGLELPDLVHELVRGARESLAPHHSPGEIHP, from the coding sequence ATGCCCCACTCTCCCGTCTGCGTCGGTCTGGTGTTCGGGGGGGCCTCCGGCGAGCACGCCGTCTCGATTCGCTCGGCCGCCACCGTGCTCGGGGCTCTGCGGCAGGGCGCCAACGCCGAGCGCTACCTGGTGCGCTGCTTCTATATCGATCAGCTGGGGCGCTGGTGGGGCGAGCCGGAGGCGCAGGCGGTGCTGCAGGCGGGGACCCCGGCGAGGCCCGAGGAGCTTGGCGCGGTGTCCCGCCCCGGTTTCCAGGGCTTCCCTGCCGGAGCTCTGGATGTGGAGGTGTGGCTGCCGGTGCTGCATGGCCCCAATGGGGAGGATGGCACCATCCAGGGGCTGTTCACCCTGATGCAGGTGCCGTTTGTGGGCTCCGGGGTGCTGGGCTCCGCGGTCGGTATGGACAAGCAGGCGATGAAGGCGGCCTTCGCGGCCGCCGGACTCCCCCAGGTGCCGTACGTCTGTGTGCAGGCGGCCGAGCTGGCGGCCGCTCCCGAGGCTCTTCTCGATCGTCTCGAGGCCCGGCTGGGCTTCCCCTGTTTCGTCAAGCCGGCCAATCTCGGCTCCTCGGTGGGGATCAGCAAGGCGAGCGATCGCGACACTCTTCTGCAGGGTCTGCGCACTGCTGCGGCTCTCGATCCGCGCCTCGTGGTGGAGCAGGGGGTGCAGGCCCGCGAGCTGGAGTGTGCGGTGCTGGGCACGCGCGAGCTGCGGGCGTCGGTGGTGGGCGAGATCCGCTTCGACGCCGACTGGTACGACTACGACACCAAGTACAGCGATGGTCTCAGCCATACCGTGATCCCGGCGCAGGTTCCCGGGGATGTGGCTGAGCGGGTGCGCCGCATGGCGATCGAGGCCTGTCATGCCGTCGCCGCCAGCGGCCTGTCGCGTGTCGACTTCTTTTACGAGGAAGCCACGGGCGCTCTCTGGCTCAACGAGATCAACACCTTCCCCGGCTTCACCAGCCTGAGCATGTATCCGATGCTGTGGCAGGCCAGCGGTCTGGAGCTCCCCGATCTGGTCCACGAACTCGTGCGGGGAGCGAGAGAATCGCTGGCGCCTCATCACTCCCCTGGGGAGATCCACCCATGA
- the miaB gene encoding tRNA (N6-isopentenyl adenosine(37)-C2)-methylthiotransferase MiaB, with translation MQPGGVPDPVGSPGPSGRGSYWITTFGCQMNKADSERMAGILEAMGYREAPAELEADLVLYNTCTIRDNAEQKVYSYLGRQAQRKRANPNLTLVVAGCVAQQEGEALLRRVPELDLVMGPQHANRLGTLLERVEQGQQVVATDEHHILEDITTARRDSRVCAWVNVIYGCNERCTYCVVPSVRGKEQSRLPQAIRLEMDGLAELGYREITLLGQNIDAYGRDLPGITPEGRRAHTLTDLLYHVHEVEGIERLRFATSHPRYFTERLIDACADLPKVCEHFHIPFQSGDDDVLRAMARGYTVDRYRRIIDRIRSRMPDAAISADVIVAFPGESDAQYRRTLALIEEIGFDQVNTAAYSPRPGTPAADWPEQLEESVKVERLQELNALVERVARLRSARYQDRLEQVLVEGGNPRDPEQVMGRTRTNRLTFFPARRPDGTAIVPGDLVEVRIDTVRSFSLSGSLV, from the coding sequence ATGCAGCCCGGTGGCGTTCCGGATCCGGTCGGCTCACCCGGACCGTCCGGCCGCGGCAGCTACTGGATCACCACCTTCGGCTGCCAGATGAACAAGGCCGACTCGGAGCGCATGGCCGGCATCCTCGAGGCGATGGGCTATCGCGAGGCGCCGGCGGAGCTGGAGGCCGATCTGGTCCTCTACAACACCTGCACCATCCGCGACAACGCCGAGCAGAAGGTCTACAGCTACCTGGGCCGCCAGGCGCAGCGCAAGCGCGCCAACCCCAACCTCACCCTGGTCGTCGCCGGCTGCGTCGCCCAGCAGGAGGGAGAGGCGCTGCTGCGCCGTGTGCCCGAGCTCGATCTGGTGATGGGGCCCCAGCACGCCAACCGGCTCGGCACCCTGCTGGAACGCGTCGAACAGGGCCAGCAGGTGGTGGCCACCGACGAGCACCACATCCTTGAGGACATCACCACCGCCCGCCGCGACAGCCGGGTCTGTGCCTGGGTGAATGTCATCTACGGCTGCAACGAGCGCTGCACCTACTGCGTGGTGCCCTCGGTGCGCGGCAAGGAGCAGTCGCGTCTGCCCCAGGCGATCCGCCTGGAGATGGATGGGCTGGCGGAGCTGGGGTACCGCGAGATCACCCTGCTGGGGCAGAACATCGACGCCTACGGCCGCGATCTGCCGGGCATCACTCCGGAGGGCCGCCGCGCCCACACGCTCACCGACCTGCTGTACCACGTGCATGAGGTGGAGGGCATCGAGCGGCTGCGCTTCGCCACCAGCCACCCCCGTTACTTCACCGAGCGGCTGATCGATGCCTGCGCCGATCTGCCCAAGGTCTGCGAGCACTTCCACATCCCGTTCCAGAGCGGTGACGACGATGTCCTGCGCGCCATGGCCCGCGGCTACACGGTGGATCGCTACCGCCGCATCATCGACCGCATCCGCTCGCGCATGCCCGACGCGGCGATCAGCGCCGATGTGATCGTGGCATTCCCGGGTGAGAGCGATGCCCAGTACCGCCGCACGCTCGCCCTGATCGAGGAGATCGGCTTCGATCAGGTGAACACCGCCGCCTATTCACCCCGTCCCGGCACCCCGGCCGCCGACTGGCCCGAACAGCTCGAGGAGAGCGTCAAGGTGGAGCGCCTGCAGGAGCTCAACGCCCTGGTGGAGCGGGTCGCCCGACTGCGCAGCGCCCGCTACCAGGATCGGCTTGAGCAGGTGCTCGTGGAGGGCGGCAACCCCCGGGATCCCGAGCAGGTGATGGGGCGGACGCGCACCAACCGGCTCACCTTCTTCCCCGCCCGGCGCCCGGACGGCACCGCCATCGTCCCCGGCGACCTGGTGGAGGTGCGGATCGACACCGTGCGTTCCTTCTCCCTCAGCGGCTCGCTGGTCTGA
- a CDS encoding DUF1611 domain-containing protein, which translates to MLTPDTPVVLLQHGGLDNLSGKTGLAMLRHRGGPIVAVIDPAHAGADLRAVTGIDRDVPVVADMTAALACGPKAAVVGLAPSGGRLPEEMEADVLLALEAGLNLASGLHSRLADDPRFAAACRRPGQWIWDLRREPEGLEVATARCAALPCRRLLAVGSDMAVGKMSACLELAAAALQRGLDARFVGTGQAGILISGQGVALDAVRVDYAAGAVEAAVLQAAEGAGPGTLMLVEGQGSLCHPGSTATLPLLRGSQPTDLLLVHRAGQSQVRTRPGAAPVAIPPLPEVIAALEAVAAQGRPDGVRPRVKAVALNTALLSDAAAEAAIQQTVELTGLPCGDPVRQGGDGLLAALVGAFA; encoded by the coding sequence ATGCTGACCCCCGACACGCCGGTGGTGCTGTTGCAGCACGGCGGCCTCGACAACCTCTCCGGCAAGACGGGTCTGGCGATGCTGCGCCATCGCGGCGGTCCGATCGTGGCCGTGATCGATCCGGCCCATGCCGGCGCGGATCTCAGGGCTGTCACCGGCATCGACCGCGACGTTCCGGTGGTGGCCGACATGACCGCGGCCCTGGCCTGTGGGCCGAAGGCGGCGGTGGTGGGGCTGGCGCCTTCGGGCGGGCGCCTGCCGGAGGAGATGGAGGCGGATGTGCTGCTGGCCCTGGAGGCAGGCCTGAACCTGGCGAGCGGCCTGCACAGCCGCCTCGCCGACGATCCCCGCTTCGCCGCCGCCTGCCGTCGGCCGGGCCAGTGGATCTGGGATCTGCGCCGCGAGCCCGAGGGGCTGGAGGTGGCCACGGCCCGCTGCGCCGCCCTGCCCTGCCGGCGGCTGCTGGCGGTGGGATCCGACATGGCGGTGGGCAAGATGAGCGCCTGTCTGGAGCTGGCCGCTGCGGCCCTTCAGCGAGGCCTCGATGCCCGCTTCGTCGGCACCGGACAGGCCGGCATCCTGATCAGCGGCCAGGGGGTGGCGCTCGACGCGGTGCGCGTCGACTACGCCGCCGGGGCGGTCGAGGCGGCCGTGCTGCAGGCCGCCGAGGGCGCCGGCCCCGGGACGCTCATGCTGGTGGAGGGCCAGGGATCCCTGTGCCATCCCGGATCCACAGCCACCCTGCCGCTGCTGCGCGGCAGTCAGCCCACGGATCTTCTGTTGGTGCACCGCGCCGGCCAGAGCCAGGTGCGCACCCGCCCAGGAGCGGCCCCGGTGGCGATCCCGCCGCTGCCGGAGGTGATCGCGGCGCTGGAAGCGGTCGCGGCCCAGGGGCGGCCTGATGGAGTGCGGCCGCGGGTGAAGGCGGTGGCGCTGAACACCGCCCTGCTGAGTGACGCCGCAGCCGAGGCGGCCATCCAGCAGACCGTTGAACTCACGGGCCTGCCCTGCGGCGATCCCGTCCGTCAGGGGGGAGATGGCCTGCTGGCGGCCCTGGTGGGTGCCTTCGCCTGA
- a CDS encoding FAD-binding oxidoreductase has translation MVIRSLPVLPPPVDDARIASLAEELSALSPIRQGEELARLSSDFHAYSPVLEPLLAPCRAQLAVRVHSLDALRQVVSACARHAVPLTLRGAGTGNYGQCVPLAGGLVIDLSGLRQLRQLDPISGVFTAEAGITLASLDLQLTERGRGLRLAPSTLRSSSLGGFIAGGAGGVGSLRWGFLRDAGNLLGLEVMTVEPEPRLLQLDAEASAPLNHAYGTNGILTALTLPSCAAVDWQQLVVGFMSWEAALDTLQELSHTALLLNNAALLEAPVAAALPWPSGCTPPRAGEHRLLLLAAPDAMAVLPAWLATRGGTLQWQEPQAGGRGLPLRELCWNHTTLHWRGSHPDWTYLQLLLPADPQPAMASLRQRWGEDLLWHLEAVRQDGAVRLSGLPLVRFRGVEALADLIDHCRGLGVLVFDPHECSVEDGGMGQIDPAQVAAKSAHDPAGLLNPGKLRGWLERAGQS, from the coding sequence ATGGTGATCCGTTCCCTCCCCGTCCTGCCGCCGCCGGTCGACGATGCACGGATCGCGTCGCTGGCAGAGGAGCTGAGCGCCCTGAGCCCGATCCGGCAGGGCGAGGAACTCGCGCGGCTCTCCTCGGATTTCCATGCCTATTCCCCGGTGCTGGAGCCGCTGCTCGCCCCCTGCCGCGCCCAGCTGGCGGTTCGGGTGCACAGCCTGGACGCATTACGGCAGGTGGTCTCAGCCTGTGCCCGCCATGCCGTGCCGCTCACCCTGCGCGGCGCCGGCACCGGCAACTACGGCCAGTGCGTGCCGCTGGCGGGGGGCCTGGTGATCGATCTCAGCGGTCTGCGGCAGCTGCGCCAGCTCGATCCGATCAGCGGCGTGTTCACCGCCGAGGCAGGCATCACCCTGGCCTCGCTCGATCTGCAGCTGACGGAACGGGGCCGCGGCCTGCGGCTGGCGCCCAGCACCCTCCGCAGCTCCAGCCTGGGGGGCTTCATCGCCGGCGGCGCCGGCGGTGTGGGCTCCCTCCGCTGGGGCTTCCTGCGCGATGCCGGCAACCTGCTCGGCCTGGAGGTGATGACGGTGGAACCGGAGCCCCGACTGCTGCAGCTGGATGCCGAAGCCAGTGCGCCGCTGAACCATGCCTATGGCACCAACGGCATCCTCACCGCCCTCACCCTGCCCAGCTGCGCCGCCGTGGACTGGCAGCAGCTGGTGGTGGGCTTCATGAGCTGGGAGGCCGCCCTGGACACCCTGCAGGAGCTGAGCCACACGGCGCTGCTGCTCAACAACGCGGCACTGCTCGAGGCACCGGTGGCCGCAGCGCTCCCCTGGCCGTCAGGCTGCACGCCGCCCCGGGCGGGCGAGCACCGCCTGCTGCTGCTGGCCGCCCCCGATGCGATGGCGGTGCTGCCGGCCTGGCTGGCGACCCGGGGCGGAACCCTGCAGTGGCAGGAGCCCCAGGCCGGAGGCCGGGGTCTGCCGCTGCGGGAACTCTGCTGGAACCACACCACCCTGCACTGGCGCGGCTCCCATCCCGACTGGACCTATCTGCAGCTGCTGCTGCCCGCCGACCCGCAGCCGGCCATGGCCTCCCTGCGCCAGCGCTGGGGTGAGGATCTGCTGTGGCATCTGGAGGCCGTGCGCCAGGACGGTGCCGTTCGCCTGAGTGGCCTGCCGCTGGTGCGCTTCCGTGGCGTCGAGGCGCTGGCGGATCTGATTGATCACTGCCGCGGTCTGGGGGTGCTGGTGTTCGATCCCCACGAGTGCAGCGTCGAGGACGGCGGCATGGGCCAGATCGATCCGGCCCAGGTGGCCGCCAAGAGCGCTCACGACCCGGCCGGACTGCTCAACCCGGGCAAGCTCCGCGGCTGGCTGGAGCGAGCCGGCCAGAGCTGA